In Carassius gibelio isolate Cgi1373 ecotype wild population from Czech Republic chromosome B20, carGib1.2-hapl.c, whole genome shotgun sequence, the following are encoded in one genomic region:
- the LOC127983988 gene encoding uncharacterized protein C14orf132-like gives MDLSFMAAQIPVMTGAFMDSSPHDDYSTDHSLFNSSASVHAAALAAHNQQEEPQPMSRDAIWLWIAITATIGNIIVVGVVYAFTF, from the coding sequence ATCCCCGTGATGACAGGAGCCTTCATGGACTCATCGCCTCATGATGACTACAGCACAGATCATTCTCTCTTCAACTCTTCTGCAAGCGTCCATGCTGCCGCTCTGGCAGCTCACAACCAACAGGAGGAGCCGCAGCCCATGTCCCGGGACGCCATCTGGCTGTGGATCGCTATCACCGCCACCATTGGGAACATCATAGTGGTGGGCGTCGTCTACGCCTTCACGTTCTGA